A region from the Vicia villosa cultivar HV-30 ecotype Madison, WI linkage group LG3, Vvil1.0, whole genome shotgun sequence genome encodes:
- the LOC131659671 gene encoding uncharacterized protein LOC131659671, which produces MSLGDPFDLSRYVTRKYAKEDVEFQEFCGELLRTLQENGAALVYDPRYTRKQHFKCINLMEDFFAVHPNFAQESHPQLRIPVDFSETEVSETPLEYLPTPGLPALPSEFHWSIGMRPTVTQFPILNQKWQNVPHSFSPSNWKDKFDGCGDKLLDTLRLVAELLAFGYRLPRDTFSSFIHMGPHFLVASGLDLRDLGDEGTLLSPCQCDSTFLSIQAGNMFPGLNMWAKSGRKVEVAIPDGCLLVQTGKQIEWMTAGSCKASRYERVLSKKVIDAINLARTQDRKLWSVSSKLYAQVATDVLLKPVASFAGSADAKNYPAILAGEVQW; this is translated from the exons ATGAGTCTTGGGGACCCTTTCGACCTTTCACGTTACGTAACAAGAAAGTATGCGAAAGAAGACGTAGAGTTTCAGGAGTTCTGCGGGGAATTGTTGAGAACTTTGCAAGAAAATGGCGCTGCTCTGGTTTACGATCCCAGATATACTCGTAAACAACACTTCAAATGCATCAATCTGATGGAGGATTTCTTCGCggttcatccaaattttgctcaAGAAAGTCATCCACAGCTTCGTATTCCAGTTGATTTCAGTGAAACCGAGGTATCAGAAACTCCATTGGAGTACCTTCCAACCCCAGGTCTACCTGCATTGCCTTCCGAGTTCCATTGGAGCATCGGAATGAGGCCTACTGTTACTCAGTTTCCG aTACTAAATCAAAAATGGCAAAACGTTCCACATAGTTTTTCTCCCAGCAATTGGAAAGACAAGTTTGACGGATGCGGCGATAAACTCTTGGACACTTTACGGTTGGTAGCCGAATTACTTGCATTTGGATATCGTCTGCCCCGGGATACTTTCTCATCTTTTATTCATATG GGTCCGCACTTTTTGGTTGCAAGTGGACTTGATTTGCGCGATTTGGGCGATGAAGGAACTCTCTTGAGTCCATGCCAGTGTGACTCAACCTTCCTCAGCATACAAGCAGGAAATATGTTTCCTGGTCTCAACATGTGGGCAAAGAGTGGTCGGAAAGTTGAAGTGGCAATTCCGGATGGATGTCTTCTGGTTCAAACAGGAAAGCAG ATAGAGTGGATGACAGCGGGAAGTTGCAAGGCTTCAAGATATGAAAGAGTTCTATCCAAGAAGGTTATTGATGCTATTAACCTCGCAAGAACTCAGGATCGCAAATTGTGGTCAGTTTCTTCAAAG TTGTATGCTCAAGTAGCTACTGATGTTCTTTTGAAGCCTGTGGCGTCTTTTGCTGGATCGGCGGATGCAAAGAACTATCCTGCCATACTTGCAGGAGAAGTTCAGTGGTGA